A genomic segment from Spinacia oleracea cultivar Varoflay chromosome 3, BTI_SOV_V1, whole genome shotgun sequence encodes:
- the LOC110789704 gene encoding NAC domain-containing protein 105 has translation MESCVPPGFRFHPRDDELVGYYLMKKVANQKIDLDVIRDIDLYRIEPWDLQEKCRIGYEEPNEWYFFSHKDKKYPTGTRTNRATMAGFWKATGRDKAVYDKGFKLIGMRKTLVYYKGRAPNGQKSDWIMHEYRLETDENGPPQAKGWVVCRAFKKKTTIQSKTMERWDSSSSSPSCMLYDHEPSGISSVIDPIIIHNNGEFAMQRNRLLHKKSLCKEESLDQSWINFMHSTSSLDDSFLQLPQLESPSSQPPFLKRVCTTTATATTAVTTTSQDWRELDQFVASQLSEDALLLLHGSNNEREELEEVIDAGKLINEFLSDNDNNYSNNNIGLCIFDKLNQDII, from the exons ATGGAATCATGTGTGCCTCCTGGATTCCGATTCCATCCTAGGGATGATGAACTTGTGGGTTATTATCTTATGAAGAAGGTTGCCAATCAAAAGATCGATCTTGATGTTATTCGAGATATCGATTTATATAGGATTGAACCTTGGGATCTCCAAG AGAAATGTCGGATCGGATACGAGGAGCCGAACGAGTGGTACTTCTTCAGCCACAAGGATAAAAAGTACCCGACGGGGACGAGGACGAACCGGGCCACCATGGCAGGGTTTTGGAAGGCTACAGGGAGAGATAAAGCTGTGTATGATAAGGGTTTTAAGCTAATTGGAATGAGAAAAACCCTAGTTTATTACAAAGGAAGGGCTCCTAATGGCCAGAAATCTGATTGGATTATGCATGAATATCGACTTGAAACTGATGAGAATGGACCTCCTCAGGCAA AAGGATGGGTAGTATGTCGAGCATTCAAGAAGAAAACAACCATACAATCAAAGACCATGGAAAGATGGgattcatcatcttcttcaccAAGCTGTATGTTATATGATCATGAACCAAGTGGTATAAGCTCAGTAATAGATCCAATAATAATCCATAACAATGGCGAATTTGCTATGCAAAGAAACCGCCTCTTACATAAGAAATCGCTATGCAAGGAAGAAAGTCTTGATCAATCATGGATTAACTTCATGCATTCAACTTCCTCATTAGATGATAGTTTCCTACAACTTCCTCAACTAGAGAGCCCGTCGTCTCAACCACCGTTCTTAAAGCGAGTAtgcaccaccaccgccaccgccaccaccgCCGTCACCACCACCAGCCAGGATTGGAGGGAGCTAGACCAGTTTGTGGCTTCACAACTAAGTGAGGATGCATTGTTGCTCTTGCATGGAAGTAATAATGAGAGGGAAGAGTTAGAGGAGGTAATTGATGCAGGGAAGTTAATTAATGAGTTCTTGAGTGATAATGATAATAattatagtaataataatattgGGTTATGCATATTTGACAAATTGAATCAAGATATCATATGA